A window of the Halopseudomonas phragmitis genome harbors these coding sequences:
- a CDS encoding methyl-accepting chemotaxis protein — protein MDTLLRNIRLSRKLLLILALPMLGFIVLAGLLINDSLKALNINRQIVQATVLAEDVSNLVTMLQRERGGSGVFIGSQGRSMREQLSVFRTDVDQALANLRRSAASDQRVQGILGQFGELEVLRREVDGLGISGRDSGARYTRLILELIGFTHALGEDVNDMALARALGSLTQFVEMKERAGRERALLGVVFNQNYFDSTLLSSFSRNLGEFQAYWEIFQRSADVAFTRQYEQLIQHPGVQEVAQLQQLAFSVSMGEPLNVNAEHWFQKSTERIDMMAEIELGLAQAANRLASAGYAAAMRSLVLALVAVGVALLAVLLLAFVIIRNINQAVTELNRSLGSLAQRDLTARANYHGTDEFGLIAGNLNRMADELNRVIMEIGGATVQVATAAEEASTVTLQTSRGLDQQRQSTELVVTAMHQMSATVRDVARSTNDAAALSSQVNDHAAQGREEIRQTVALIQQLSEQARETAKTIGEVKKESASISSVIDVIRGIAEQTNLLALNAAIEAARAGEQGRGFAVVADEVRSLAQKTQESTGYIQNMVSNLQSGSDKATQSMDITLATAESGSARVARAGELLAEIAEGVAGINDRNIQIASAAEEQSSVAEDINHNVLSINEVAIQVSAGAEQTAATSHELARLAEKLQALVERFRTA, from the coding sequence ATGGACACTCTTTTGCGCAACATCCGCCTCAGCCGCAAGTTACTACTAATTCTAGCCTTGCCGATGCTGGGGTTCATCGTTCTGGCTGGTTTGCTCATCAATGACAGCCTCAAAGCGCTGAATATTAATCGCCAGATCGTCCAGGCGACTGTCCTCGCCGAGGATGTCAGCAACCTGGTCACCATGTTGCAGCGTGAACGTGGCGGCAGCGGGGTATTCATTGGTAGCCAGGGCCGTTCGATGCGCGAACAGTTGTCGGTCTTTCGCACCGATGTTGACCAAGCGTTAGCCAACCTGCGACGCAGCGCGGCGTCGGATCAACGAGTGCAGGGTATCCTCGGACAGTTTGGCGAGCTTGAGGTTTTGCGTCGCGAGGTCGATGGGCTTGGTATCAGCGGTCGTGACTCGGGAGCCCGTTACACCCGCCTGATCCTGGAGCTTATCGGTTTCACCCATGCTTTGGGGGAGGATGTGAACGATATGGCGCTGGCCCGGGCGTTGGGATCGCTCACCCAGTTTGTTGAGATGAAGGAACGGGCCGGGCGGGAACGGGCCTTGCTGGGCGTGGTCTTCAACCAGAATTACTTCGACTCGACGCTATTGTCGAGTTTTAGCCGTAATCTGGGCGAGTTTCAGGCTTATTGGGAAATCTTCCAGCGTAGTGCCGATGTTGCTTTTACCCGTCAGTATGAGCAGCTCATACAGCACCCTGGCGTTCAGGAAGTGGCGCAACTGCAGCAACTTGCCTTCAGCGTGAGCATGGGGGAGCCGTTGAACGTCAATGCTGAACACTGGTTTCAGAAATCTACCGAACGTATCGACATGATGGCCGAGATTGAGCTGGGCCTGGCGCAGGCGGCCAACCGCCTGGCAAGTGCAGGCTATGCAGCGGCCATGCGTTCGCTGGTGCTTGCCCTGGTGGCGGTCGGCGTGGCGTTGTTGGCCGTGCTGCTGCTGGCGTTCGTCATCATCCGCAATATCAATCAGGCGGTGACCGAACTCAATCGCTCGCTCGGCAGCCTGGCTCAGCGCGACCTGACCGCCCGTGCGAACTACCACGGCACCGATGAGTTCGGCCTGATCGCTGGCAACCTCAATCGTATGGCCGATGAGCTGAACCGGGTCATCATGGAAATCGGCGGGGCTACCGTTCAGGTCGCCACTGCAGCCGAGGAAGCCTCGACCGTCACCCTGCAGACCAGCCGGGGGCTGGACCAGCAACGCCAGAGCACCGAACTTGTAGTGACCGCCATGCACCAGATGAGTGCTACGGTGCGCGATGTGGCGCGCAGCACCAATGATGCTGCGGCGTTGTCCAGTCAGGTCAACGACCATGCTGCCCAGGGCCGGGAGGAAATTCGTCAGACGGTTGCACTGATTCAGCAACTGTCCGAACAAGCGCGAGAAACAGCCAAGACTATCGGCGAAGTGAAGAAAGAGAGCGCGTCGATATCTTCGGTAATTGACGTGATCCGTGGCATAGCTGAGCAGACCAATCTGCTGGCCTTGAACGCAGCCATTGAGGCTGCCCGTGCCGGCGAGCAGGGCAGAGGGTTCGCGGTGGTAGCCGACGAGGTGCGCTCGCTGGCACAGAAAACCCAGGAGTCGACAGGCTATATCCAGAATATGGTGTCCAACCTTCAAAGCGGCTCGGATAAGGCTACCCAGTCCATGGACATTACTCTGGCCACTGCCGAATCGGGTTCGGCGCGGGTGGCGCGGGCTGGTGAACTGCTGGCGGAAATCGCCGAAGGCGTGGCGGGTATCAATGACCGCAACATCCAAATCGCTTCGGCCGCCGAGGAGCAGAGTTCGGTAGCCGAAGACATCAACCACAATGTGTTGTCGATCAACGAAGTGGCCATCCAGGTCAGCGCTGGGGCTGAGCAGACCGCCGCGACCAGCCACGAGTTGGCTCGCCTTGCTGAGAAGCTGCAGGCGCTGGTCGAGCGTTTCAGGACTGCTTAG
- a CDS encoding alpha/beta fold hydrolase, with product MYTVEDITLENWTVSNLSTRVACLGQGPVALFIHGWPECWYSWRRQMVALANAGYRAIAPDMPGFGETDALDSIEQYNAVRICEFMRELLLQASGGSPVVLIGHDWGAINCWQFTLRHPELVSRLVNMSVPLHPVSERSPITQLREHFQNDFFYQLYFQQPGVAEAEFDADPEGILRALYCSPDTPRHPPILGRSISEGGGWIGRLGKPRQQPAWLSDEALAYYIDTYRHSGFAGGINYYRNLDENWRLMQPYREHQITCPVLFLVGSGDSTIRGADEDRLRKMMGKRIPDLQILMLPGKGHWIQSEAVEQVNTALLSFVEV from the coding sequence ATGTACACTGTTGAAGACATCACCCTCGAAAACTGGACTGTCAGCAATCTGAGTACCCGTGTAGCTTGCTTGGGTCAGGGGCCGGTAGCGCTGTTCATTCACGGCTGGCCCGAGTGCTGGTACTCCTGGCGCCGGCAGATGGTCGCACTGGCCAATGCCGGCTACCGCGCCATTGCCCCGGACATGCCCGGGTTTGGTGAAACCGATGCGCTTGATTCGATTGAGCAGTACAACGCGGTGCGCATCTGCGAGTTCATGCGCGAACTACTGCTCCAGGCCAGCGGTGGCTCCCCAGTAGTGCTGATTGGTCATGACTGGGGCGCAATCAATTGCTGGCAATTCACCCTGCGCCACCCGGAACTGGTTTCCAGGCTCGTCAATATGAGCGTCCCGTTGCACCCGGTCTCCGAGCGCTCGCCCATTACCCAGTTGCGTGAACACTTCCAGAACGACTTCTTCTATCAGCTTTACTTTCAGCAGCCGGGTGTCGCCGAAGCCGAATTCGATGCCGACCCGGAGGGCATTTTGCGCGCGCTCTACTGTTCACCGGATACCCCTCGGCATCCGCCGATCCTTGGCCGTTCAATCAGCGAAGGTGGTGGCTGGATCGGCCGTCTGGGCAAACCACGCCAGCAGCCGGCCTGGCTGAGCGACGAGGCACTGGCCTACTACATCGACACCTACCGGCATAGTGGATTCGCTGGCGGCATCAATTACTACCGCAATCTGGATGAGAACTGGCGCCTGATGCAGCCATACCGTGAGCACCAGATTACCTGCCCAGTGCTATTCCTTGTTGGCAGCGGCGACAGCACCATCCGCGGTGCCGATGAAGACAGGCTGAGAAAAATGATGGGCAAACGAATCCCCGATCTGCAAATCCTCATGCTGCCAGGCAAAGGCCACTGGATTCAGAGCGAAGCGGTTGAGCAAGTGAATACGGCGCTATTGTCGTTTGTGGAGGTTTAA
- a CDS encoding ribonucleotide reductase subunit alpha, which translates to MTIQSYADFIQAARSQSEPQRLLFVFARAELPEGATEEQRLQFEQGIGGALSPVLCVDKLPHQAANFADLVAESQQTGVHWDLAFVSAMSGRGGITPNSDEAEQPLKMMMEQIQAGMVAQFLAISRAGELIELY; encoded by the coding sequence ATGACAATTCAATCCTATGCCGACTTTATTCAGGCCGCGCGCAGCCAGAGCGAGCCGCAGCGGCTGCTGTTCGTGTTCGCCAGGGCCGAGCTTCCGGAAGGGGCGACCGAAGAACAGCGCTTGCAGTTTGAGCAGGGCATCGGCGGGGCGCTGAGCCCGGTACTCTGTGTCGACAAGTTGCCACATCAGGCGGCGAACTTTGCCGATCTGGTGGCCGAGTCGCAGCAGACCGGGGTGCATTGGGATCTGGCGTTCGTTTCGGCCATGAGTGGACGTGGGGGCATAACGCCGAACAGTGATGAGGCTGAGCAGCCGCTGAAAATGATGATGGAGCAAATCCAGGCCGGCATGGTGGCGCAGTTTCTGGCGATCAGTCGTGCTGGTGAGCTGATCGAGCTTTACTGA
- the bcsC gene encoding cellulose synthase complex outer membrane protein BcsC gives MSQLAGRKLLATWVLLLSGLSSTAVAQPDAAVDQQQWLVERLRTGQAMYRDDLVEDALGRLELIAPEHPDVVITRLTQELQAGDREAAEFRLTELRQRAPGSSLLKRAETMVHLYTPEGQQALQETRLLAAAGHTEQAASGYQALLGDEPPDFALSLEYWRTLSGVQPQRAQAIRKLQELDRQYPGNRELRELLARLLMSEDRPQEALTTLQALATDPQAREKAAELEYNHLSDLPISQSTVRALQSFVERYPDSPLLTNAQENLSRQQRLLADPAWQAGARGKALVDRGEHAAAEPLLRQALRNYPNDGNLHGHLAQVQMNQGRYEEAANSFANALRYEQESAWLAKWEDLKNFNRSLLLLQQGHAALEAGNYSAARQAYQQAQQTKPDHVDGLIGLANVELAQGNDQAAERLLRQAQRQQPTNGRLIYTLVDFYRQRSPDQALQVIDSLPAGTRASYADLRNSVVQEQLQAQVDSALEQQDWDRAITLLQQSVRLSPDAPWTTYRLANLLAEQGRMPEADDQFNRLLQRQGTNPEARYAHGLYLAGLQRDQEALATLQPIPQADWNEGMQALAERIARRQRLAEAYALRDAGQEPEAIAMLLDNPTAGDLATVASWRYLAGDYRQAEAYYQQALEMEPGNPDAILGLVETWTAEGRTVQARQTLEQLELPEDTSVNYRRRYANALAGLGNPAAANAIFDELIESGQADALLYRDAARLHAQQDPQRALDLYAQGMATNGLLAPGAVNPRNDRQMTAASRLKDDDDWLTRSLRSSVDSLYQQQNPTVRLQHDYGWRSDSDVSGLSDLKRQTTILRVDAPVHGGTGFLQAEHVDLNVSKPGQNSLFGTCNFTIEGCQVPSQSTSGTGLAVGWAGERWGWDIGHSPLGFELSNWLGGLSYRGDWRTLGYTLTASRRPMSNSVLSYAGAVDPVTRTSWGGVTANGLTLGLSHDQGGVDGIWASFGFHRLLGEKVQDNQRLTAMTGYYYRLIDQVDERMRTGLTLMYWGYDKGLDEYTLGQGGYYSPQRYFSVGVPFSYARRSANWSVAFESSVGWSTSKYDGGDRLYLSSAAERIAAAGFTPDPGARQFNNSSNSSGVGLRMQGMGERRLTDHLVLGGGINWAYSKDYAPSQAFMYLRYTLKPWRGNLPMPVEPLSPYADWR, from the coding sequence ATGTCACAATTAGCCGGACGTAAGCTGTTGGCCACCTGGGTTTTGCTGCTCAGCGGCCTGTCAAGCACAGCAGTAGCACAGCCGGACGCAGCCGTTGATCAACAGCAATGGCTGGTCGAGCGGCTGCGCACAGGCCAGGCCATGTATCGCGATGATCTGGTTGAAGACGCCTTAGGGCGTCTCGAACTGATAGCGCCGGAACACCCTGACGTTGTCATAACCAGGCTGACGCAGGAGTTGCAGGCGGGTGACCGGGAAGCGGCCGAGTTCAGACTCACCGAATTGCGCCAGCGAGCGCCCGGCTCCAGCCTGTTGAAGCGGGCCGAAACCATGGTCCACCTGTATACGCCTGAGGGCCAACAGGCCTTGCAGGAAACCCGCCTGCTGGCCGCCGCAGGCCACACCGAGCAAGCTGCATCAGGCTACCAGGCCTTACTCGGCGACGAGCCACCGGACTTTGCCCTATCACTGGAGTATTGGCGCACCCTGAGCGGCGTGCAGCCACAACGTGCGCAAGCAATCCGGAAACTTCAGGAGCTGGACCGCCAATACCCAGGCAACCGGGAACTGAGAGAACTCCTGGCCCGCCTGTTGATGTCCGAGGATCGCCCTCAGGAAGCACTCACTACACTGCAGGCACTAGCAACCGACCCGCAAGCCAGGGAAAAGGCCGCAGAGCTGGAATATAACCACCTCAGCGATCTGCCGATCAGTCAATCCACTGTGCGGGCCCTGCAGTCATTCGTAGAGCGCTATCCCGATTCCCCGCTACTGACCAACGCCCAGGAAAACCTCAGCCGTCAGCAACGCCTGCTGGCCGATCCGGCCTGGCAAGCCGGCGCACGTGGCAAGGCCCTGGTCGATCGCGGCGAACATGCCGCCGCCGAACCGCTGCTGCGCCAGGCCCTGCGCAACTATCCCAATGACGGCAATCTGCATGGCCATCTTGCTCAGGTACAGATGAATCAGGGCCGTTATGAGGAGGCCGCCAACTCATTTGCCAATGCTCTGCGATACGAACAGGAAAGCGCCTGGCTGGCCAAGTGGGAAGACCTGAAAAACTTCAACCGCAGCCTGCTGCTCCTGCAACAGGGCCATGCCGCCCTTGAGGCCGGCAACTACAGTGCCGCCCGCCAGGCCTACCAGCAGGCCCAGCAAACCAAGCCTGATCACGTCGATGGCCTGATCGGTCTGGCCAACGTCGAATTGGCACAGGGCAACGACCAGGCCGCCGAGCGACTGTTGCGTCAGGCGCAACGACAACAACCCACCAACGGTCGGCTCATCTATACCTTGGTTGACTTCTATCGCCAGCGCTCGCCCGACCAGGCTTTACAGGTCATTGATTCACTGCCGGCAGGAACACGGGCCAGCTACGCTGACTTGCGCAACAGTGTCGTGCAGGAACAACTGCAGGCTCAGGTTGACAGCGCTTTGGAGCAACAGGACTGGGACCGGGCCATCACCCTGCTCCAGCAAAGTGTTCGTCTCTCGCCCGACGCCCCCTGGACCACCTATCGGCTGGCCAATCTGCTAGCCGAACAAGGGCGTATGCCTGAAGCCGACGACCAGTTCAACAGGCTGCTGCAACGCCAGGGCACCAACCCCGAGGCCCGCTATGCTCACGGCCTTTACCTGGCCGGCCTGCAACGCGACCAGGAAGCGCTGGCGACGCTGCAACCCATTCCACAAGCGGATTGGAACGAAGGAATGCAGGCACTGGCCGAGCGAATTGCCCGCAGACAGCGCCTGGCCGAAGCCTACGCACTGCGCGACGCCGGCCAGGAACCCGAGGCCATCGCCATGTTGCTGGACAATCCCACCGCCGGCGATCTGGCTACCGTCGCCAGTTGGCGTTACCTGGCCGGGGATTACCGTCAGGCCGAAGCCTATTACCAACAAGCGCTGGAAATGGAGCCCGGCAACCCGGACGCCATCCTCGGGCTGGTGGAAACCTGGACCGCAGAAGGTCGGACTGTCCAAGCCCGCCAGACACTGGAGCAACTGGAACTCCCGGAAGACACCAGCGTCAACTACCGCCGGCGTTACGCCAACGCACTGGCCGGCCTGGGCAACCCGGCTGCCGCCAATGCAATATTCGACGAATTGATCGAAAGCGGCCAGGCCGACGCCCTGCTCTACCGTGACGCCGCTCGCCTGCACGCCCAGCAAGACCCGCAGCGCGCACTGGACCTCTACGCTCAGGGTATGGCTACCAACGGTTTGCTGGCCCCCGGCGCGGTGAACCCGCGCAATGATCGGCAAATGACCGCCGCCAGCCGACTCAAGGACGACGATGACTGGCTGACCCGCAGCCTGCGCAGCAGCGTGGACAGCCTGTATCAACAACAGAACCCGACTGTACGACTGCAACACGATTACGGCTGGCGCAGCGACAGCGACGTATCCGGGCTGTCCGACCTCAAGCGCCAGACCACCATCTTGCGCGTCGATGCACCGGTGCATGGCGGGACCGGTTTTTTACAGGCCGAGCATGTCGACCTGAATGTCAGCAAGCCCGGGCAAAACAGCCTGTTCGGCACCTGTAACTTCACCATCGAAGGTTGCCAGGTCCCCTCACAAAGCACCTCCGGCACCGGCCTGGCCGTGGGCTGGGCTGGTGAACGCTGGGGCTGGGATATCGGTCACTCCCCGCTCGGCTTTGAACTATCGAACTGGTTAGGCGGGCTAAGTTACCGTGGTGACTGGCGCACTCTGGGTTACACCCTGACCGCCTCGCGTCGGCCCATGAGCAACTCGGTGCTGTCCTATGCCGGTGCAGTGGATCCGGTCACTCGCACCTCCTGGGGCGGCGTCACCGCCAATGGCCTGACCCTGGGTCTCAGCCATGATCAGGGTGGCGTTGATGGCATCTGGGCCAGCTTCGGCTTTCACCGCCTACTGGGCGAGAAGGTTCAGGACAATCAGCGTCTGACCGCCATGACCGGCTATTACTACCGCCTGATCGACCAGGTCGACGAGCGCATGCGCACCGGCCTGACCCTGATGTACTGGGGCTACGACAAAGGACTAGACGAATACACCCTGGGCCAGGGCGGCTACTACAGCCCCCAACGCTACTTCTCTGTTGGAGTACCCTTCAGTTATGCCCGACGCAGCGCCAACTGGTCGGTAGCCTTTGAGAGCTCGGTTGGCTGGTCAACCTCCAAATACGATGGCGGTGACCGGTTGTATCTGAGCAGCGCTGCTGAGCGCATCGCTGCCGCAGGCTTTACCCCTGACCCTGGCGCACGCCAGTTCAACAACTCAAGCAACAGCAGTGGTGTTGGCCTGCGTATGCAGGGCATGGGCGAGCGCCGCCTGACTGATCATCTGGTGCTGGGCGGTGGGATCAACTGGGCCTACAGCAAGGATTACGCCCCCAGCCAGGCTTTCATGTACCTGCGCTATACGCTCAAACCCTGGCGCGGCAACCTGCCAATGCCCGTTGAGCCGCTGTCGCCTTATGCTGATTGGCGATAA
- the bcsZ gene encoding cellulose synthase complex periplasmic endoglucanase BcsZ — protein sequence MRALALASLLALPWQLMAAECQWPAWERYRQAMMSEDGRIIDRSSAQLITTSEGQSYAMFFALLANDRESFDKLVRWTSNNLAGGDLSQQLPAWQWGRDGEGQWRVLDSNNATDSDLWIAYSLLEAGRLWDEPDYTRLGTEMLWRTAAQSLRVVPDLGLMLLPGDRGFETSEGWRFNLSYLPPQLLQRFAQIAGVWAELATNSHQLMLLGSPKGFAPNWLHWRIGEGVHIPKDQAQGSYDAIRVYLWIGMLAPQAPGRAELLNHFQPMLEQTRSQGLPPEAVDSLSGETQGRGPAGFSAALLPMLQALEGYDDQLNAQRERLIQHPPAEDAYYNQSLLLFGQGWDEQRYRFDEAGRLQPAWTAPCHN from the coding sequence ATGCGCGCCCTGGCACTCGCGTCGCTACTGGCTCTGCCCTGGCAACTCATGGCTGCTGAGTGCCAGTGGCCGGCCTGGGAGCGCTACCGCCAGGCCATGATGAGCGAGGACGGGCGCATCATTGACCGCTCATCAGCCCAGTTGATCACTACCTCAGAGGGGCAAAGCTATGCCATGTTCTTCGCCCTGCTGGCCAACGACCGGGAAAGCTTCGACAAGCTCGTGCGCTGGACCAGCAACAACCTGGCCGGCGGCGACCTGAGCCAACAGCTGCCAGCCTGGCAATGGGGGCGTGACGGCGAAGGTCAGTGGCGGGTGCTCGACAGCAACAACGCCACCGACTCCGACCTGTGGATCGCCTACAGTCTGCTCGAAGCCGGCAGGCTCTGGGACGAACCTGACTACACCCGGCTTGGCACCGAAATGCTCTGGCGTACCGCCGCGCAGAGCCTGCGTGTGGTCCCCGATCTGGGCCTGATGCTGCTGCCCGGCGACCGTGGATTCGAGACCAGCGAAGGCTGGCGCTTCAACCTCAGTTACCTGCCTCCGCAGTTACTGCAAAGATTTGCCCAGATAGCCGGCGTTTGGGCCGAGTTGGCCACCAACAGTCACCAGTTGATGCTGCTTGGCTCGCCCAAGGGCTTCGCCCCAAACTGGTTGCACTGGCGCATAGGTGAGGGAGTGCACATACCCAAAGATCAGGCCCAGGGCAGTTATGACGCCATTCGGGTCTATCTGTGGATCGGCATGCTCGCACCGCAGGCCCCCGGTCGGGCGGAACTGCTCAACCACTTTCAACCCATGCTCGAACAGACCCGCAGTCAGGGGCTACCACCGGAAGCAGTCGACAGCCTGAGCGGCGAAACCCAGGGTCGGGGTCCGGCCGGATTTTCCGCAGCACTACTGCCCATGCTGCAAGCCTTGGAGGGTTACGACGACCAATTGAACGCACAACGTGAACGCCTGATTCAGCACCCTCCCGCCGAGGATGCCTACTACAACCAGTCATTGCTGCTGTTTGGCCAAGGCTGGGACGAACAACGTTATCGCTTCGATGAGGCAGGTCGGTTACAGCCGGCCTGGACAGCGCCATGTCACAATTAG